The following are encoded in a window of Bradyrhizobium sp. WBOS07 genomic DNA:
- a CDS encoding polysaccharide deacetylase family protein, whose product MWSALQGRVSNRLARHFRAAPHRLPASHTPIVSFTFDDAPDSAAGEGAALLEKHGGRGTFYLAGSLIGQPSDHWHGMSDDAIVRLHRAGHEIACHTFSHKSSADLDEVAMAREIERNRAYFRAIDSSITLENFAYPYGLASVWRKPQLARAFRSARGILPGVNSGVIDLQFLRASPLVDCETDRAGIDRYFDEAVARGGWLIFYGHDVASAPSPYGCTPDLLRHALEAAGRRNMPIVTVAEALRRIGA is encoded by the coding sequence GTGTGGTCGGCACTCCAGGGACGCGTGAGCAATCGGCTGGCCCGGCATTTCCGTGCCGCGCCGCACCGGCTGCCTGCGTCCCATACGCCGATCGTGAGCTTCACCTTCGACGATGCTCCCGACAGCGCCGCAGGCGAGGGCGCCGCGCTTCTCGAGAAGCACGGCGGCCGGGGCACGTTCTATCTCGCCGGCAGCCTGATCGGTCAGCCGTCGGACCACTGGCACGGCATGTCGGACGACGCGATCGTCCGGCTTCATCGCGCCGGTCACGAGATTGCCTGCCATACCTTCTCGCACAAGAGCTCGGCCGATCTCGACGAGGTCGCCATGGCACGCGAGATCGAGCGGAACCGCGCGTATTTTCGCGCGATCGATTCCTCGATCACGCTGGAGAATTTCGCCTATCCCTACGGACTTGCCTCGGTCTGGCGCAAGCCGCAGCTCGCCAGGGCCTTCCGTTCGGCTCGTGGCATCCTTCCCGGCGTCAACAGCGGCGTCATCGACCTGCAGTTCCTGCGCGCCTCGCCCTTGGTCGATTGCGAGACCGATCGAGCGGGCATCGATCGCTATTTCGACGAAGCGGTCGCGCGCGGCGGGTGGCTCATCTTCTATGGTCACGACGTTGCGAGCGCGCCGAGCCCCTATGGCTGCACGCCGGACCTGCTGCGTCACGCGCTGGAAGCCGCCGGAAGGCGCAACATGCCGATCGTGACGGTCGCAGAGGCGTTGCGGCGAATCGGGGCGTAG
- a CDS encoding O-acetylhomoserine aminocarboxypropyltransferase/cysteine synthase family protein yields MRNETIAIHAGYEPEATTHAVAVPIYQTAAYAFDSADHGAALFNLETEGFRYSRIANPTSAVLEKRIAQLEGGVGALAVATGQAALHFAFVNVADHGGNIVSVPQLYGTTHTLLSHILPRQGITGRFAESDRPEAIEKLIDENTRAVFAETIGNPAGNVCDIEALAKVAHAHGVPLIVDNTVATPILLKPFDYGADIAVHSLTKFLGGHGTTLGGAIVDSGNFPWAKHAERFPAYNKPDASYHGLVYAERFGRTAYIERARSVYQRTMGSVLSPFNAFLLLQGIETVALRMERHVENARKVAEFLHKDSRVAWVNYSGFADSPYYPLVQKYLDGNASSLFTFGIKGGMEAGKTFYDALKLITRLVNIGDAKSLACHPASTTHRQMSAEQQRLAGVLPETIRLSIGIEHVSDIIEDIDQALDKACRSARLEAAE; encoded by the coding sequence ATGCGAAACGAGACGATCGCTATTCACGCCGGTTATGAGCCCGAAGCGACCACGCATGCGGTCGCCGTGCCGATCTACCAGACCGCGGCCTACGCTTTCGACAGCGCCGACCACGGCGCGGCGCTCTTCAACCTCGAGACCGAGGGCTTTCGCTACAGCCGCATCGCCAATCCGACCAGCGCGGTGCTGGAGAAGCGCATCGCTCAGCTCGAAGGCGGCGTCGGCGCGCTCGCGGTCGCGACCGGCCAGGCGGCGCTGCATTTCGCCTTCGTCAACGTCGCCGACCACGGCGGCAACATCGTTTCCGTGCCGCAGCTTTACGGCACCACGCATACTTTGCTCTCGCACATTCTGCCGCGGCAGGGCATCACCGGCCGCTTCGCCGAGAGCGACAGGCCGGAGGCGATCGAGAAGCTGATCGACGAGAACACCCGTGCGGTGTTCGCCGAGACCATCGGCAATCCCGCCGGCAATGTCTGCGACATCGAGGCGCTGGCCAAGGTCGCGCATGCGCATGGCGTGCCGCTGATCGTCGACAACACCGTCGCCACGCCCATCCTGCTCAAGCCGTTCGACTACGGCGCGGACATCGCTGTGCACTCGCTGACCAAGTTCCTGGGCGGTCACGGCACCACGCTCGGCGGCGCCATCGTCGATTCCGGCAACTTCCCCTGGGCCAAGCATGCCGAACGTTTCCCGGCCTACAACAAGCCCGATGCCTCCTATCACGGCCTGGTCTATGCCGAGCGTTTCGGCCGCACCGCTTACATCGAGCGGGCGCGCAGCGTCTATCAGCGCACCATGGGCTCCGTGCTGTCGCCTTTCAACGCCTTCCTGCTGCTGCAGGGCATCGAGACCGTGGCGCTGCGCATGGAGCGTCATGTCGAGAACGCCCGCAAGGTCGCCGAATTCCTCCACAAGGATTCGCGCGTCGCCTGGGTCAATTACAGCGGCTTTGCCGACAGCCCCTATTATCCGCTGGTGCAGAAATATCTCGATGGCAACGCCTCCTCGCTGTTCACCTTCGGCATCAAGGGCGGCATGGAGGCCGGCAAGACCTTCTATGATGCGCTGAAGCTAATCACGCGCCTCGTCAATATCGGCGATGCCAAGTCGCTGGCCTGCCATCCGGCCTCGACCACGCACCGCCAGATGTCGGCGGAGCAGCAGCGCCTTGCCGGGGTGCTGCCGGAGACCATCCGGCTCTCGATCGGCATCGAGCACGTCTCTGATATCATCGAGGACATCGACCAGGCGCTGGACAAGGCCTGCCGGTCGGCGCGCCTCGAGGCCGCGGAGTAG
- a CDS encoding homoserine O-succinyltransferase, producing MTILIDRDQVISGPALVPTESDLAHDRGAELTIGLVNNMPDPALKATERQFMKLLQAAAGPHRIRFHCFSLPSVKRSPEARWHVESEYSDLSDLKRQKFDGLIVTGAEPVAPELDQEPYWRDLTELIDWAKANTRSTIWSCLAAHAAVLHLDGIARRRLPAKCHGIFDCELVRRDPLTRTAPAPLKVSHSRLNEIVESDLVQAGYQVLTRSAEAGVDVFVRQYASRFVFFQGHPEYDALSLQREYLRDIGRYLAREREIYPRLPMSYFDAATEEKLARFQKKAAHQRHPALTNELPGLHLRADIGAGSAAAVLFRNWLRYLSVEASGPVPAA from the coding sequence ATGACGATCCTGATCGACAGGGATCAAGTCATCTCGGGCCCGGCATTGGTGCCGACCGAGTCCGATCTCGCGCACGATCGCGGCGCCGAGCTCACGATCGGTCTCGTCAACAACATGCCGGATCCGGCGCTGAAGGCGACCGAGCGGCAGTTCATGAAGCTGCTCCAGGCCGCCGCCGGCCCGCACCGCATCCGCTTCCACTGCTTCTCGCTTCCGAGCGTGAAGCGGTCGCCGGAAGCGAGGTGGCACGTCGAGAGCGAGTATTCCGACCTTTCGGACCTCAAGCGCCAGAAATTCGACGGCTTGATCGTGACCGGCGCGGAGCCCGTCGCGCCCGAGCTCGACCAGGAGCCGTACTGGCGCGACCTCACCGAGCTGATCGACTGGGCCAAGGCCAACACGCGCTCGACGATCTGGTCGTGCCTTGCCGCGCACGCGGCGGTGCTGCACCTCGACGGCATCGCGCGGCGGCGGCTGCCGGCCAAATGCCACGGCATCTTCGACTGCGAATTGGTGAGGCGCGATCCGTTGACGCGTACCGCGCCGGCGCCGCTGAAGGTCTCGCATTCGCGCCTGAACGAGATCGTGGAGAGCGACCTGGTGCAGGCCGGCTATCAGGTGCTGACGCGCTCGGCTGAGGCCGGCGTCGACGTTTTTGTTCGCCAATATGCCAGCCGCTTCGTGTTCTTCCAGGGGCATCCGGAATACGATGCGCTATCGCTCCAGCGCGAATATCTGCGCGACATCGGCCGCTATCTGGCGCGGGAGCGCGAGATCTATCCGCGCCTGCCCATGAGCTATTTTGACGCAGCGACGGAGGAGAAGCTCGCCCGCTTCCAGAAGAAGGCGGCGCACCAGCGCCATCCGGCGCTCACCAACGAGCTGCCAGGGCTGCATCTGCGCGCCGATATCGGTGCCGGCAGCGCGGCGGCGGTGCTTTTTCGCAATTGGTTGCGGTATCTCAGCGTGGAAGCCAGTGGGCCGGTCCCCGCGGCCTAG
- the recQ gene encoding DNA helicase RecQ produces the protein MSVPSTVPLPAPANGRDALSVLHSVFGLPGFRGAQGEIIRHVTEGGNCLVLMPTGGGKSLCYQLPSLLREGCGIVVSPLIALMRDQVAGLIEAGVNAAALNSSLTPQEASDIERRLLAGDLDLLYVAPERLVTPRCLSLLAQAKVALFAIDEAHCVSQWGHDFRPEYVGLSIIAERFPDVPRIALTATADELTRKEIVARLQLADAPQFVSSFDRPNIRYEIVDKRNAVSQLKEFIRERHAGDAGVVYCLSRNRVEEVAAALQDAGIAALPYHAGLDGALRSRNQDRFLNEDGIVIVATVAFGMGIDKPDVRFVAHLDLPKSIEAYYQETGRAGRDGKPSAAWMTYGLSDIVQQRRMIDESSASDEFKRVSIGKLDALVGLAETPHCRRRRLLAYFGEIVMSEHCGNCDNCLTPPKMRDGKVLAQKLLSCVYRTGQRFGAMHLIDVLVGRLTEKVTQFGHDKLSVFGIGRELNEKQWRTVLRQLVAMGHLLSDSEAFGALKLTETARGVLRGETEVWLREEAPGTRIRASRGKSRRGDLAPAADAAQCDVDPELRARLRSWRSEVARERGVPAYVVLHDATIDGIVRAWPTTRDELRNIPGIGDKKLEHYGDELLQIVRTR, from the coding sequence ATGTCCGTTCCCTCCACCGTCCCGCTGCCTGCGCCTGCCAACGGCCGCGACGCGCTGTCGGTGCTGCATTCGGTGTTCGGCCTGCCGGGTTTTCGCGGCGCCCAGGGCGAGATCATCCGGCATGTCACTGAAGGCGGCAATTGCCTGGTGCTGATGCCGACCGGCGGCGGCAAGTCGCTGTGCTATCAACTTCCCTCGCTGCTGCGCGAAGGCTGCGGCATCGTGGTGTCGCCGTTGATCGCGTTGATGCGCGATCAGGTCGCCGGACTGATCGAGGCCGGCGTCAACGCGGCCGCGCTGAACTCGTCGCTGACACCGCAGGAGGCCTCCGATATCGAGCGCCGCCTGCTCGCGGGCGATCTCGATCTGCTCTATGTCGCCCCGGAACGCCTGGTCACGCCGCGCTGCCTGTCGCTGCTGGCGCAAGCGAAGGTGGCACTGTTCGCGATCGACGAGGCGCATTGCGTCTCGCAATGGGGCCATGACTTCCGCCCCGAATATGTCGGCCTCTCCATCATCGCCGAGCGCTTTCCCGACGTGCCGCGCATCGCGCTGACCGCGACCGCGGACGAGCTGACGCGCAAGGAGATCGTCGCGCGGCTTCAGCTCGCGGATGCGCCGCAATTCGTATCGAGCTTCGACCGGCCCAACATCCGCTACGAGATCGTCGACAAGCGCAACGCGGTGTCGCAGCTGAAGGAGTTCATCCGGGAGCGGCATGCGGGCGATGCCGGCGTGGTCTATTGCCTGTCGCGCAACCGCGTCGAGGAGGTCGCCGCCGCGCTTCAGGACGCAGGCATCGCGGCGCTGCCCTACCATGCCGGGCTCGACGGGGCGTTGCGCTCGCGCAACCAGGACCGCTTTCTCAATGAGGACGGCATCGTCATCGTTGCGACCGTGGCGTTCGGCATGGGCATCGACAAGCCCGACGTGCGCTTCGTCGCCCATCTCGACCTGCCCAAGAGCATCGAGGCCTATTACCAGGAGACGGGCCGCGCCGGCCGCGACGGCAAGCCGTCGGCGGCCTGGATGACCTATGGGCTCTCGGACATCGTGCAGCAGCGCCGCATGATCGACGAGTCCAGCGCCTCCGACGAATTCAAGCGTGTCTCGATCGGCAAGCTCGATGCGCTGGTCGGCCTCGCCGAAACGCCGCACTGCCGGCGCCGGCGGCTGCTCGCCTATTTCGGCGAGATCGTGATGAGCGAGCATTGCGGCAATTGCGACAATTGCCTGACGCCGCCGAAGATGCGCGACGGCAAGGTGCTGGCGCAGAAGCTGCTGTCCTGCGTCTATCGCACCGGCCAGCGTTTTGGCGCGATGCACCTGATCGACGTGCTGGTCGGGCGCCTGACCGAGAAGGTGACGCAATTCGGCCACGACAAATTGTCGGTGTTCGGCATCGGGCGCGAGCTCAACGAAAAGCAGTGGCGCACCGTGCTGCGGCAGCTGGTGGCGATGGGCCATTTGCTCAGCGACAGCGAGGCGTTCGGCGCGCTGAAGCTGACCGAGACCGCGCGCGGCGTGCTGCGCGGCGAGACGGAAGTGTGGCTGCGCGAGGAGGCGCCCGGCACGCGCATTCGCGCGAGCCGCGGCAAGTCCCGCCGCGGCGACCTTGCGCCCGCCGCCGACGCCGCGCAGTGCGATGTCGATCCCGAGCTGCGCGCGCGGCTGCGCTCGTGGCGTTCGGAGGTCGCGCGCGAGCGCGGCGTGCCGGCCTATGTGGTGCTGCACGATGCCACCATCGACGGCATCGTCCGGGCCTGGCCGACGACTCGCGACGAGCTCCGCAATATCCCCGGCATCGGCGACAAGAAGCTCGAGCATTACGGTGACGAGCTGCTGCAGATCGTCAGGACGCGGTAG